The following proteins are encoded in a genomic region of Hoeflea phototrophica DFL-43:
- a CDS encoding DegT/DnrJ/EryC1/StrS family aminotransferase, with translation MIPLAVPNLAGREAEYLQECITSTFVSTVGPFVGRFEEMVAEASGAKYAVATSAGTTALHAALVASGVRHGDLVIAPSFTFIASVAAIAHCGAQPWLFDVAADSWTLDPRLLAATLEAETERAEDGILRHRATGQRVAAILPVYTLGIPADMDPIVALAERYGLPIVSDAAAALGTSYKNRPSGALGADFTMFSFNGNKTVTAGGGGAIVTDDEAKAKLFRHLTTTARVGADYDHDMVGFNYRMTNLQAAVGCAQMENLDLFLNAKRRIAIAYRDAFADLDMVEPFPDPDYVRNGHWFAGVVLRRDFAGHLPDLRARLREAGIDARPFWKPAHLQAPYAAAPATAMAVSDDIWHRVLTLPCSTGLSTSDQAKVIEVMRNEIAKS, from the coding sequence ATGATCCCCTTAGCCGTCCCGAACCTTGCCGGCCGCGAGGCAGAGTACCTCCAGGAATGCATCACATCGACCTTCGTATCGACGGTCGGCCCCTTCGTGGGACGCTTCGAGGAAATGGTGGCTGAAGCTTCAGGCGCGAAATACGCGGTCGCGACCTCGGCCGGAACCACGGCCCTGCACGCAGCCCTTGTTGCCTCCGGCGTGCGGCACGGTGATCTGGTCATCGCGCCGTCGTTTACCTTCATTGCCTCGGTTGCCGCGATCGCCCATTGCGGCGCCCAACCATGGCTCTTTGACGTGGCCGCCGACAGCTGGACACTCGATCCGCGACTGCTTGCGGCAACGCTTGAGGCGGAAACCGAACGGGCGGAAGACGGAATCCTGCGCCACAGGGCGACCGGGCAGCGCGTCGCAGCCATTCTTCCGGTCTACACGCTCGGAATCCCGGCCGACATGGACCCGATCGTCGCTCTGGCGGAACGCTACGGCCTGCCGATTGTCTCCGATGCGGCCGCGGCGCTCGGCACCAGCTACAAGAACCGTCCGTCAGGCGCGCTGGGCGCGGATTTCACCATGTTTTCTTTCAATGGCAACAAGACGGTCACTGCCGGGGGTGGCGGTGCCATCGTCACGGATGACGAGGCCAAGGCGAAGCTGTTCCGGCATCTGACCACGACCGCACGCGTCGGCGCCGACTACGATCACGACATGGTCGGCTTCAACTACCGCATGACCAATCTCCAGGCCGCGGTCGGCTGCGCCCAGATGGAGAATCTGGATCTGTTCCTGAATGCCAAGCGGCGCATTGCCATCGCCTATCGTGATGCATTTGCCGACCTCGACATGGTTGAGCCATTCCCGGACCCGGATTACGTCCGCAACGGTCACTGGTTTGCAGGTGTCGTGCTCCGCCGGGATTTTGCCGGGCATCTGCCCGATCTGCGCGCCCGTCTGCGTGAGGCAGGGATCGATGCCAGGCCGTTCTGGAAACCTGCCCACCTGCAGGCACCCTACGCCGCCGCACCTGCCACCGCGATGGCAGTAAGCGATGATATTTGGCATAGAGTGTTGACGTTGCCCTGTTCTACCGGGTTGAGTACTTCCGATCAGGCTAAGGTCATTGAGGTTATGCGTAACGAAATCGCAAAATCATGA
- a CDS encoding SDR family oxidoreductase, protein MSALFDLSGKTAIVTGGSGILGQGFCRVLAEHGANVAIVDLKKEAAEQTASEIRESRPRGQLLPLSCDVSNKDDVNRMLSAVLNTFGSVEILHNNAASKSANLAAFFAPFEEYDLAEWRNIMSVNLDGVFLVSQAVGTHMAREGCGGSIIHTASIYGVVAPDHRIYEGSFYLGQQINTPAVYAASKAGVIGLSNFLATYWAKDNIRVNVLTPGGIESGQNEVFNKNYSNRVPMGRMGQANELHGALLYLASDASSYVTGQNLIIDGGLSCW, encoded by the coding sequence ATGAGTGCGCTATTCGATCTTAGCGGCAAGACTGCAATCGTTACGGGCGGTAGCGGAATTCTCGGTCAGGGCTTTTGCCGCGTTCTCGCTGAGCACGGTGCCAATGTAGCGATTGTAGACCTCAAGAAAGAAGCAGCCGAACAAACAGCAAGCGAAATTCGGGAGTCGCGTCCGCGCGGACAACTGCTTCCCCTCTCCTGTGACGTATCAAACAAGGACGACGTCAATAGGATGCTTTCGGCTGTGCTCAACACGTTCGGGTCGGTGGAGATTCTCCACAATAATGCTGCCAGCAAATCTGCCAATCTAGCCGCCTTTTTTGCGCCCTTCGAGGAATATGACTTAGCGGAATGGCGGAACATCATGTCTGTTAATTTGGACGGCGTCTTCTTGGTATCACAAGCTGTTGGCACGCACATGGCTCGAGAGGGTTGTGGTGGAAGTATCATCCATACGGCATCTATTTATGGCGTCGTCGCGCCTGATCACCGCATATACGAAGGTTCGTTCTATTTAGGACAGCAAATCAACACTCCAGCAGTTTATGCCGCCTCCAAAGCCGGCGTAATAGGGCTATCAAATTTCCTTGCAACATACTGGGCAAAGGATAACATTCGCGTCAATGTTTTGACTCCGGGCGGAATTGAAAGTGGTCAAAATGAGGTTTTTAATAAAAACTATAGCAACCGCGTACCAATGGGTAGAATGGGTCAAGCAAATGAGCTGCACGGTGCGCTTCTATATCTAGCGTCCGATGCATCTTCATATGTCACCGGACAAAATCTGATCATCGACGGTGGACTTTCTTGCTGGTGA
- a CDS encoding Gfo/Idh/MocA family oxidoreductase, with translation MVTSSERVTSSSNIRVGIVGLSEGNGHPFSFSAIVNGYDDDLFSQAGWPVIQKYLRIQPAEAFGFPNVRVTHAWTQFPETTEKLCKACKIDKAVGRPEEMLGEIDALIIGRDDWETHFSLAMPALERGIKVFIDKPLTLNAEELRLLEPYLKAGQMMSTAGLRYAVELDPIRYNPKLVGAVKLIHGAVLNSPERYGIHLIDALLGLGYGVPTRLTRLISPHDSFSMIFGEDGPQFILNCLGAVGKTFHLGIYGAAGNFQADLHDNFGAFRRTLAAFFTMVQTGIQPIAPEQTIGTMKLLMAMQEMGVGDTRALDWGSQI, from the coding sequence ATGGTAACGTCGTCAGAAAGGGTGACATCGTCGTCCAATATCAGGGTGGGGATCGTTGGTCTGAGCGAAGGGAACGGACATCCGTTTTCCTTCTCAGCCATAGTTAACGGATACGACGATGACCTTTTTTCCCAGGCTGGATGGCCGGTCATTCAGAAATACTTACGGATTCAGCCAGCAGAGGCATTTGGCTTTCCAAACGTTAGAGTAACCCATGCTTGGACGCAGTTTCCTGAGACCACGGAAAAGCTTTGCAAAGCATGCAAAATTGACAAAGCGGTTGGCCGACCCGAAGAAATGCTTGGGGAAATCGACGCTCTAATCATTGGCCGGGATGACTGGGAGACCCATTTTTCTCTGGCCATGCCAGCTCTGGAACGCGGCATAAAGGTATTCATCGACAAACCACTTACCTTAAACGCCGAAGAACTGCGTCTACTGGAGCCTTACTTGAAAGCAGGTCAAATGATGTCAACTGCAGGCCTGCGTTATGCCGTCGAACTAGATCCTATTCGATACAATCCCAAACTGGTCGGAGCGGTCAAACTTATTCACGGTGCAGTGCTGAATAGCCCCGAAAGATACGGTATTCATCTGATTGATGCGCTTCTCGGTTTGGGGTACGGGGTTCCAACGCGATTGACCCGGTTAATTTCGCCACACGACTCTTTTTCCATGATCTTCGGAGAAGACGGCCCCCAGTTCATTCTCAACTGCCTTGGAGCTGTTGGGAAAACTTTCCATCTTGGAATTTATGGCGCCGCGGGCAATTTCCAGGCCGATCTCCATGACAATTTTGGCGCCTTCCGGCGAACACTTGCTGCATTTTTTACTATGGTTCAAACTGGAATTCAGCCGATTGCACCTGAGCAGACTATCGGAACAATGAAGCTTCTTATGGCGATGCAGGAAATGGGCGTGGGAGACACTCGAGCGCTGGATTGGGGCAGCCAAATATGA
- a CDS encoding SDR family NAD(P)-dependent oxidoreductase, with protein MQTPYSSPKTALSLTNLLSLEGRKALVIGGAGLLGGEITSVLVELGADVTIASRDVDKCEAFADDIRSRFPERTIHAASVDITDPSSIKGLMTTVSALNDGCLDVLVNSGWSGRKNTFESINDEDWDLDIEVCLNGVFRTIKSSVPMLKPTRGCILNIASMYGHVAPDYRLYDSERFANPPSYGAAKAGVIQLTKYLASFLSPHGIRANCISPGPFPFESTQKENPDFIDRLKARNPMNRIGHPQDLKGAAALLCTDAGAYITGQNICVDGGWAVW; from the coding sequence TTGCAAACGCCATACTCCTCACCCAAGACAGCGCTAAGTCTAACTAATTTATTATCTTTAGAAGGCCGTAAGGCGCTGGTCATCGGAGGCGCAGGTCTGCTCGGTGGGGAAATAACATCTGTTCTTGTCGAACTCGGCGCGGATGTAACTATTGCAAGCCGTGACGTCGATAAATGTGAAGCTTTCGCAGACGACATTCGAAGCCGATTTCCTGAACGGACCATTCATGCTGCCAGTGTCGATATTACCGATCCTTCGTCTATCAAAGGATTGATGACAACGGTTTCCGCTCTAAATGACGGTTGCCTCGATGTTTTGGTGAACTCGGGGTGGTCTGGCAGAAAAAACACGTTTGAATCCATTAATGACGAAGATTGGGATCTCGATATTGAAGTCTGCCTGAACGGCGTTTTTCGCACTATTAAGTCCTCAGTGCCAATGCTTAAGCCGACGCGGGGCTGTATTCTCAATATCGCGTCGATGTATGGTCACGTAGCTCCTGATTACAGATTATATGATAGTGAACGCTTCGCCAATCCTCCGAGCTATGGCGCCGCAAAGGCAGGAGTGATCCAACTAACGAAATATCTCGCAAGTTTCCTATCCCCCCACGGCATCCGGGCCAATTGCATTAGCCCGGGCCCCTTCCCGTTCGAGTCAACCCAGAAAGAAAATCCGGATTTCATCGATCGTCTAAAGGCGAGAAACCCGATGAACCGGATTGGACACCCACAGGACCTCAAGGGCGCGGCCGCTCTCCTCTGCACCGATGCGGGTGCTTATATCACCGGCCAGAACATCTGTGTCGATGGCGGGTGGGCCGTATGGTAA
- a CDS encoding acylneuraminate cytidylyltransferase family protein: protein MYNKLRVAALIPARGGSKSVPYKNLYPVGGKPLVAWPIETAIATPEIDDIYVSTDDDRISSCALKYGVRIHHRPAELASDTALVADTVRHLYAMLVEQSEQIDVFVLLEATSPFRTPEMIRRCLKRMVDEDLDSIATFHRAEINPWRTWRITDGEPSPFIPDAIPWLPRQQLPDAYQLNGAVYAFRPGRLPADSPRLLFGKIGAEIVDSNDVIDIDEQKDFAIANAILLTQDSAKSN, encoded by the coding sequence TTGTATAATAAATTGAGGGTAGCTGCACTGATACCGGCGCGAGGGGGCAGCAAATCTGTTCCCTACAAGAATCTTTATCCGGTTGGTGGAAAGCCGTTGGTGGCCTGGCCAATCGAAACCGCGATTGCTACGCCTGAAATCGACGATATTTATGTTTCGACCGACGATGACCGCATCTCTTCCTGCGCACTTAAATACGGCGTGAGAATCCACCATCGCCCGGCTGAGCTCGCCAGTGACACGGCTTTGGTCGCCGATACCGTTCGGCATCTCTATGCAATGCTTGTCGAACAATCTGAGCAGATCGATGTTTTTGTCCTACTAGAGGCCACCTCACCTTTCAGAACACCTGAGATGATACGCCGATGCTTGAAACGCATGGTAGATGAAGATTTGGATTCAATTGCCACCTTCCACCGCGCCGAGATAAACCCTTGGCGCACGTGGCGAATCACAGACGGCGAACCCAGTCCGTTCATTCCGGATGCAATCCCCTGGCTCCCGCGTCAGCAGCTCCCTGACGCCTATCAACTCAATGGGGCGGTATACGCATTCCGACCCGGCCGATTACCTGCGGACAGTCCTCGACTTCTCTTTGGCAAGATCGGCGCCGAGATAGTAGACTCCAACGATGTAATTGACATCGACGAACAGAAGGATTTCGCCATTGCAAACGCCATACTCCTCACCCAAGACAGCGCTAAGTCTAACTAA
- a CDS encoding Gfo/Idh/MocA family protein has translation MRTTKWKSAALIGAGRMGRAHATALRELGVELTAICDSNLNALGELGDAFGVPNEMRFDSASRLFERLGSVDIVSIATTAESHKNFTCLAAEAKCGAILCEKPMATSVKDCESMIAACAASGTKLAINHQMRFMDQYLVVKEAIKNGGLGKMASMTVVGGCFGFAMNGSHYIEAFRYLTGSEPEYATAWFSDATVPNPRGPHFFDQAGEIRIVGTDGQRLNLIIGPDQGHGMTVTYAGAYGHIFVDELQGEAIITTRKPEHRAMPATRYGMPWDRETIHFPQSDNVQPTKAVLAALAAGRNYPTGEDARLVVAALAACYKSAETGNVAVGLQTLDDFGSRTFPWA, from the coding sequence ATGCGGACGACTAAATGGAAGTCAGCAGCGCTTATTGGAGCTGGACGCATGGGACGTGCTCACGCAACCGCACTTCGCGAATTGGGAGTCGAACTGACGGCCATTTGCGATTCCAACCTCAATGCGCTCGGCGAACTTGGGGACGCGTTTGGCGTTCCCAACGAAATGCGTTTCGATTCTGCAAGTAGGCTGTTTGAGCGGCTAGGTAGTGTTGACATAGTATCAATCGCAACAACAGCTGAAAGTCACAAAAACTTTACCTGTTTGGCAGCCGAAGCAAAATGCGGCGCTATTCTTTGCGAAAAACCAATGGCAACAAGCGTCAAAGATTGTGAATCGATGATCGCCGCCTGCGCGGCATCTGGAACCAAGCTGGCAATCAATCACCAGATGCGCTTTATGGATCAGTATCTGGTGGTCAAAGAGGCCATAAAAAACGGGGGCCTCGGGAAGATGGCGAGCATGACCGTCGTAGGAGGATGCTTCGGTTTTGCAATGAACGGTTCTCATTACATCGAAGCATTCAGATACCTTACTGGCTCAGAGCCGGAGTATGCGACCGCGTGGTTCAGCGACGCTACCGTGCCCAATCCGCGTGGTCCGCATTTTTTCGACCAAGCCGGCGAGATACGCATCGTGGGGACAGATGGTCAACGGCTTAATCTAATCATCGGTCCAGATCAGGGGCACGGCATGACGGTTACCTACGCCGGCGCCTACGGCCACATATTTGTGGACGAACTTCAGGGCGAAGCGATAATAACAACTCGCAAACCTGAGCACCGCGCAATGCCTGCGACACGCTACGGCATGCCGTGGGACAGAGAGACCATACACTTTCCACAAAGCGATAATGTGCAGCCGACCAAAGCAGTGCTGGCCGCTCTTGCGGCAGGTCGTAATTATCCTACCGGTGAAGATGCACGTCTGGTTGTGGCCGCACTCGCCGCCTGTTATAAGTCAGCCGAGACCGGAAATGTGGCAGTTGGCTTGCAAACATTGGATGATTTTGGTTCACGTACTTTTCCGTGGGCCTGA
- a CDS encoding NHL repeat-containing protein yields MQIGLHEENGMLCLTGFGRPFGLLKDSSGRLLVTDMNLHGVFRFSNNLGQIEWLGGSNDNWVSLGAVQRDQTFAQKTAVAPGRFNGPHSVCELESGLLAVLTYYTPRLFLLDRSGAARSEIGRGHLKGPATITLDSRGRLLVAEYASNSILAFEGRGAAIGCFLGGLGGGRDGFLSDASFSADQKQGAFDRPHMCREVPGGDLLVADTWNHRIQRFNSDGKWLGYFGKSAGGQPGEYCGPVAISVSPDGSVLITDWGNNRLQWFDNIGNLLSMEEGRGLSKPYDALAFEDQVVAADSENGRVLLWAR; encoded by the coding sequence GTGCAGATCGGCCTGCATGAGGAAAATGGCATGCTATGCCTGACTGGCTTCGGTCGCCCATTTGGATTGCTGAAGGACAGTTCGGGCCGCCTGCTGGTAACTGACATGAATCTTCATGGCGTGTTTCGTTTTTCCAACAATCTTGGGCAAATCGAATGGCTTGGCGGTTCAAACGACAATTGGGTCTCTTTGGGTGCGGTTCAGCGCGACCAGACCTTTGCCCAAAAGACAGCCGTTGCGCCGGGCCGCTTCAACGGCCCGCATTCGGTCTGCGAACTGGAAAGCGGTCTGCTTGCAGTGCTCACCTACTATACTCCCAGATTGTTTCTTCTCGATCGTTCAGGGGCGGCCCGTAGCGAAATCGGGCGTGGCCACTTGAAAGGGCCCGCCACCATTACCCTGGACAGCCGGGGCCGGCTTCTGGTGGCAGAGTATGCCAGCAACAGCATTCTGGCATTTGAAGGTCGTGGGGCTGCTATTGGATGCTTCTTGGGAGGCCTTGGAGGCGGTAGGGACGGTTTTCTATCCGACGCCAGCTTCTCGGCAGACCAAAAACAGGGTGCTTTTGATCGTCCTCATATGTGTCGAGAGGTGCCCGGTGGCGATCTTCTCGTTGCCGACACCTGGAACCATCGAATTCAAAGGTTCAACTCCGACGGTAAGTGGCTTGGTTACTTCGGCAAGTCGGCAGGCGGACAGCCTGGAGAATACTGTGGCCCGGTCGCCATCTCCGTCTCTCCTGACGGCTCAGTACTGATCACTGATTGGGGGAACAACAGGTTGCAGTGGTTTGACAATATCGGGAATCTGCTGTCAATGGAAGAAGGGCGGGGGCTTTCGAAACCCTATGATGCGCTTGCATTCGAGGATCAGGTGGTCGCAGCAGATTCCGAAAATGGTAGAGTCCTGCTTTGGGCGAGGTAG
- a CDS encoding Gfo/Idh/MocA family protein, which translates to MGMTGIAIVGAGNMAREHIRAFQSLDGVEITGIHSRTTERAQKLAEEFGIAHICDSIPQLREQSGADLVIVTVPELSANAVAKQCFARDWAVLLEKPAGYDLADAEDIAAAARGRSKPVLVGFNRRFYSSTQAVRADLESRPTELRYVHVQDQQSYEEARRYNHPEKVVEKFMYANSIHNIDLIMALCRGEPVEVLPIMPWKGEETEVVLVHIRFDSGDTALYEGIWKGPGPWACAVSTPSRRWTMQPLERATFQNRNSRAQTQVEPEARDIDFKAGFVSQAQAVLDAVCGKPSNAIDINESLRTMRMIHQMFGV; encoded by the coding sequence ATGGGTATGACAGGAATTGCAATAGTTGGCGCCGGGAACATGGCGCGTGAACATATCAGGGCTTTCCAATCGCTGGACGGCGTGGAAATTACGGGCATCCATAGCCGCACGACCGAGCGGGCTCAGAAACTAGCTGAGGAATTCGGCATTGCTCATATCTGCGACAGCATCCCGCAGCTTCGTGAGCAAAGCGGGGCTGATCTCGTGATAGTCACAGTCCCCGAATTGTCCGCGAACGCCGTGGCGAAACAGTGCTTCGCTCGCGATTGGGCGGTCTTGTTGGAAAAGCCGGCAGGGTATGATCTGGCCGACGCGGAAGATATAGCCGCTGCTGCTCGGGGACGATCGAAGCCGGTTCTTGTGGGGTTCAATCGCCGGTTCTATTCCAGCACCCAGGCGGTTCGCGCCGATCTGGAGAGCCGCCCGACGGAGCTCCGCTATGTCCATGTTCAGGATCAGCAAAGCTATGAAGAGGCTCGGCGCTATAACCATCCGGAAAAGGTGGTTGAGAAGTTCATGTATGCGAATTCGATCCATAACATCGACCTGATCATGGCCCTGTGCCGCGGCGAACCGGTCGAAGTTTTGCCTATCATGCCCTGGAAAGGGGAGGAAACGGAAGTCGTTCTAGTGCATATCAGGTTTGACAGCGGTGATACGGCGCTTTACGAGGGCATCTGGAAAGGCCCTGGCCCTTGGGCATGCGCCGTCAGCACGCCAAGCCGTCGTTGGACGATGCAACCGCTTGAGCGAGCGACATTTCAGAACCGCAACAGTCGCGCGCAGACACAGGTCGAGCCTGAAGCCCGGGATATCGATTTCAAGGCTGGCTTCGTCAGTCAGGCGCAGGCGGTGCTGGATGCAGTATGCGGCAAACCGAGCAACGCGATCGATATCAACGAAAGCCTGCGTACGATGCGGATGATCCACCAGATGTTTGGCGTATAA
- a CDS encoding phosphotransferase enzyme family protein has translation MIGLEPAQISRVAALLFGDAPSHMYRVDTTAGQSFLLKLIDVERQEGVLRAEGVAAWLAEQGLDLPAPLPGFPRETPEGDVAILLPFMSGRRVEASISDMRALGKALGAFHHNLVRHPDLGSWRDFTDDRLSELNAVRERLVKKQGARPQYADRLSELAADRSLDFRFDALPRRPLHGDLNPGNILIAGDKAVLMDFEDVFHSVLPIAFDLALVLERLVLVRVGEEQLAIDLGQAFMFEYSRSGGSFVDVAPLSGQEWTSVLRSLALRSLCTLALGEESGIRVETGEWEKFFYLEQLATDKGHLIERMTRAIPAEAGAGFASGIA, from the coding sequence ATGATTGGCCTGGAGCCCGCGCAGATCTCGCGGGTCGCTGCTCTCCTGTTTGGCGACGCCCCAAGCCATATGTATCGCGTGGATACGACGGCAGGTCAGTCCTTTCTGCTGAAGCTTATCGATGTCGAACGGCAGGAAGGCGTCTTGCGTGCAGAAGGCGTTGCTGCGTGGTTGGCGGAGCAGGGGCTAGATCTTCCCGCCCCGTTGCCTGGTTTTCCGCGTGAGACGCCGGAGGGCGACGTCGCGATATTGCTTCCCTTCATGAGCGGGCGGCGGGTAGAAGCATCAATCTCCGACATGCGCGCGCTCGGGAAGGCTCTCGGTGCGTTTCACCACAATCTTGTCCGGCATCCGGACCTTGGTTCCTGGCGTGACTTCACCGATGACAGGTTGAGCGAACTCAACGCTGTTCGTGAGCGCCTGGTTAAAAAACAGGGCGCCAGGCCCCAATATGCGGACCGTCTGTCCGAACTCGCCGCAGACCGATCGCTTGACTTCCGGTTTGATGCGCTTCCACGGCGTCCGCTGCATGGCGACCTGAACCCGGGCAATATCCTCATCGCTGGGGACAAGGCCGTCTTGATGGACTTCGAGGACGTCTTCCACAGTGTCTTGCCGATTGCTTTTGATCTGGCGCTGGTCCTAGAAAGATTGGTCCTGGTAAGGGTAGGGGAAGAACAGCTTGCGATAGATCTTGGCCAAGCCTTTATGTTCGAGTATTCACGAAGCGGGGGGAGTTTCGTTGACGTGGCGCCACTGTCTGGACAGGAATGGACATCCGTTCTTCGGTCCCTGGCACTTCGGTCTCTTTGTACTCTCGCATTGGGAGAAGAAAGCGGTATCCGGGTCGAAACCGGAGAATGGGAGAAGTTTTTTTATCTCGAGCAATTGGCGACAGATAAGGGACATCTGATTGAACGCATGACTAGAGCAATTCCAGCAGAAGCGGGAGCCGGCTTTGCGTCCGGAATTGCGTAG
- a CDS encoding N-acetylneuraminate synthase family protein, giving the protein MRRFHLGPFELSHENPPVFLAEIGGFFGQDYNLARAMILRIIAAGREVPHQPLILKTEILHDAEICLPGDTLETYSSKDGRVQQENYRALIERKVFPLEHYAKLFGLCRAENTPFIVSVYDFAGADFAVQSGAAALKIASGNLVHVPLIRHCASKGIPLLLDTGRSNIAEVHRAVAVARAAGCVDIVLQHSPDGHPALPKAHNLRILQTYNNVFSLPSSISDHHVGVEMLYLSVALGATVLEKGVHVAPDDLDIDISHTFSMDSLPEVLRTVYNCWQALGKPVRDANMKIDGVIGTSQRQCLVAKRDLVPGDTIGLDTVRFAFPCRGIPVEQWDLVDGWKITASIQAGTPIRWSDAKCDAR; this is encoded by the coding sequence ATGCGACGTTTTCATTTGGGTCCTTTTGAACTTTCCCACGAGAATCCCCCGGTCTTCCTGGCAGAGATCGGTGGCTTTTTCGGACAGGACTACAATCTGGCGCGAGCGATGATTCTTCGCATTATCGCTGCTGGCCGCGAGGTGCCGCATCAACCGCTCATCCTCAAGACCGAAATTCTGCACGATGCGGAAATCTGTCTACCGGGCGATACGCTTGAGACCTATTCCTCCAAGGATGGAAGGGTTCAACAGGAGAATTATCGTGCTCTGATCGAGCGCAAGGTATTCCCGCTCGAACATTACGCCAAGCTGTTTGGACTGTGCAGGGCGGAAAACACCCCGTTCATCGTTTCGGTATATGACTTTGCAGGTGCCGATTTCGCGGTGCAGTCTGGAGCTGCTGCGCTCAAGATCGCCTCCGGCAATCTTGTCCATGTGCCGCTGATCCGCCATTGCGCGAGCAAGGGTATTCCACTGCTGCTGGATACCGGGCGTTCCAATATTGCAGAGGTTCATCGGGCGGTGGCGGTTGCGCGCGCGGCGGGCTGCGTGGATATCGTCCTGCAACACAGCCCTGACGGACACCCGGCCTTGCCAAAGGCCCACAATCTACGGATCCTGCAGACCTACAATAATGTCTTCAGCCTGCCGTCCAGCATATCCGATCACCATGTGGGTGTTGAGATGCTCTATCTGTCCGTTGCCCTCGGTGCGACGGTGTTGGAGAAGGGTGTTCACGTTGCGCCCGATGATCTCGACATCGACATTTCGCATACATTCAGCATGGATAGCTTGCCTGAGGTTTTGCGGACCGTCTATAACTGCTGGCAGGCGTTGGGCAAGCCTGTTCGCGATGCGAACATGAAGATCGACGGTGTGATCGGCACCTCCCAACGTCAGTGCCTGGTCGCTAAAAGGGACCTCGTTCCCGGTGACACAATCGGCCTTGATACCGTGCGGTTCGCCTTTCCTTGCCGCGGCATTCCGGTCGAACAGTGGGATTTGGTAGATGGATGGAAAATTACGGCCTCGATCCAAGCCGGGACGCCAATCCGCTGGTCGGACGCAAAGTGCGACGCTCGTTAG
- a CDS encoding class I SAM-dependent methyltransferase, which translates to MTTSAKYSNHGHYIKEGWSREPKESFKAAWNIISSSIDKDVAKVLDVGCATGEFVGFLSKCMPEAHFVGVDVTEDLLEEGRRLLPQAEFVNASALALPSELKDFDIVCAIGCMSIFDETQIEAFWDNLLGAVRPGGLILVLSPLNEFGVDAMIRHRKRPNGAAGDWESGWNIFSQDTIREILQARGIDLVLERFELPIDLPPSADPIRTWTMATEKRERQLTNGLKLLVDHYFMVCKVKD; encoded by the coding sequence ATGACGACTTCCGCAAAATACAGCAATCATGGCCATTACATCAAGGAAGGCTGGAGTCGGGAGCCAAAAGAGAGTTTCAAGGCCGCCTGGAACATCATCTCTTCGTCAATCGACAAGGACGTTGCAAAGGTTCTGGACGTGGGATGTGCTACCGGCGAGTTCGTTGGCTTTCTCTCGAAATGCATGCCGGAGGCTCATTTTGTCGGCGTTGATGTGACTGAAGATCTTCTGGAAGAGGGGCGCAGGCTGCTGCCGCAGGCTGAGTTCGTCAATGCTTCTGCCTTGGCGCTCCCGAGCGAGCTCAAGGATTTTGATATCGTCTGTGCCATTGGCTGCATGTCGATCTTTGACGAGACACAGATTGAAGCGTTCTGGGACAATCTGCTCGGTGCAGTCAGGCCGGGTGGGCTTATTCTGGTCCTTTCACCGCTAAACGAGTTCGGTGTCGATGCCATGATCAGGCATCGCAAGAGACCCAACGGCGCGGCAGGAGATTGGGAAAGCGGCTGGAACATTTTCTCTCAGGATACCATCCGTGAGATCCTTCAGGCCCGCGGCATTGATCTTGTGCTGGAGCGCTTTGAATTGCCAATCGATTTGCCGCCAAGCGCCGATCCAATTCGAACCTGGACGATGGCGACGGAAAAACGCGAACGCCAGCTCACCAATGGACTGAAGCTTCTTGTCGACCATTACTTCATGGTTTGCAAGGTCAAGGACTGA